From a region of the Nitrospira sp. genome:
- the ilvC gene encoding ketol-acid reductoisomerase: MKIYYDKDADIQQIRSKTVAVIGYGSQGHAHALNLKESGVTVVIGLREGASWKKAEQSGLKVMPVADAVKASDVVMILAPDEAQAAIYRQEVAPNLKAGSYLAFGHGFNIHFGQIVPPASINVFMVAPKGPGHLVRSEYTKGSGVPCLLAIHQDPSGATRQVGLAYASAIGGGRAGVIETNFREETETDLFGEQAVLCGGLTSLIQAGYETLVEAGYSPEMAYFECLHEVKLIVDLIYQGGIANMRYSISTTAKYGDVTRGPRVVTEQTKQEMKRILEEIQTGRFAKEWVLENQANRPVYNALLAKGEAHPIEAVGAKLRGMMPWLKKDQLVDKTKN, translated from the coding sequence ATGAAAATCTACTACGATAAGGATGCCGATATTCAGCAGATCCGAAGTAAGACTGTGGCCGTGATCGGCTATGGGAGCCAGGGCCACGCCCATGCGCTGAACCTGAAAGAAAGCGGCGTAACGGTCGTCATTGGGTTGCGTGAAGGCGCGTCTTGGAAAAAAGCCGAACAGAGCGGACTCAAAGTCATGCCGGTAGCCGATGCGGTCAAGGCGTCTGATGTGGTGATGATTCTGGCGCCTGACGAGGCGCAGGCCGCTATCTATCGACAGGAAGTCGCGCCCAACCTCAAAGCCGGGTCGTACTTGGCGTTCGGTCATGGGTTCAATATTCATTTTGGGCAGATTGTGCCGCCGGCCTCAATCAATGTTTTTATGGTGGCCCCAAAGGGACCGGGACACCTCGTTCGTTCGGAGTATACGAAGGGCAGCGGAGTCCCTTGTCTCCTTGCGATTCATCAGGATCCCAGCGGCGCCACCAGGCAAGTGGGATTGGCCTATGCGAGCGCGATCGGGGGTGGACGCGCCGGTGTGATCGAAACGAATTTTCGTGAGGAAACCGAGACCGACCTGTTCGGTGAACAGGCGGTGCTCTGCGGAGGACTTACGTCTTTGATCCAGGCAGGGTACGAGACGCTGGTCGAGGCCGGGTACTCGCCGGAAATGGCGTATTTCGAATGTTTGCATGAGGTGAAGCTCATTGTCGACCTGATCTACCAAGGCGGGATCGCCAATATGCGCTATTCGATCAGCACCACGGCAAAGTATGGTGATGTCACTCGAGGCCCGCGGGTGGTCACCGAACAGACCAAGCAGGAAATGAAACGGATTCTTGAAGAGATCCAAACAGGGCGGTTCGCCAAAGAATGGGTCCTCGAAAATCAAGCCAATCGGCCGGTCTACAATGCGCTGCTTGCCAAAGGCGAGGCGCATCCCATCGAGGCGGTCGGAGCCAAACTGCGGGGAATGATGCCGTGGCTCAAGAAAGATCAGCTCGTCGATAAGACAAAGAACTAA
- the ilvN gene encoding acetolactate synthase small subunit, producing MEHIISVTVENKFGVLSRVAGLFSGRGFNIESLSVAPTLDPSMSQMTIVTTGDERIIEQIVKQLNKLIDVIKVVDLNETEFVSRETAIIKVHTKDEDRAEALRIVDIFRANVIDSTPSTYTIEVSGDPKKIEAIINLLQPLGIKDLVRTGRVAVAREPVRSAAVQTKKVARE from the coding sequence ATGGAACATATCATCTCGGTAACGGTTGAAAATAAGTTCGGGGTTCTGTCAAGGGTCGCGGGGCTATTCAGCGGTCGGGGGTTCAATATTGAAAGTTTGTCGGTTGCGCCGACGCTTGATCCGTCCATGTCGCAGATGACGATTGTGACCACGGGTGATGAACGGATCATCGAGCAGATCGTGAAGCAGTTGAATAAACTCATCGACGTGATCAAAGTCGTGGACTTGAATGAGACGGAGTTTGTCTCACGAGAGACCGCGATCATCAAGGTCCATACAAAGGATGAGGATCGGGCCGAGGCGCTCAGAATCGTGGATATCTTTCGGGCGAACGTGATCGATTCGACGCCGAGTACCTACACGATCGAAGTCTCCGGAGATCCCAAGAAAATCGAAGCGATCATCAACTTATTACAACCTCTTGGAATCAAGGATTTGGTACGCACCGGCCGGGTGGCCGTCGCACGAGAACCGGTCCGATCTGCGGCGGTCCAGACGAAGAAAGTGGCCCGCGAGTAA
- the ilvB gene encoding biosynthetic-type acetolactate synthase large subunit, which translates to MKLTGAEIFIECLKREGVRTVFALPGGVVLKIFDTLHQQKDVEVILTRHEQGAGHMAEGYAKATGKAGVCLVTSGPGMTNVITALADAYMDSVPLVCFSGQVPTSLIGNDAFQEADNVGLSRPCTKYNFLVKDVNDLAATIKEAFYIATTGRPGPVLVDIPKDVSMAKAEFTYPNSVSIRGYNPTYEGNKWQIKQAAEAIMKAKKPILYVGGGVVFSGASQELLELAEMTQIPVDMTLMGLGAFPGEHSLSMGMMGMHGTYQANMAVHYSDLVIAVGARFDDRVTGKVSEFCPYAKVIHIDIDPTSIRKNIHVDIPIVGDCKAVLRELNQILRATVNGEQKELRKPWWDQIREWQQAHPLMYHQDKDGPIKPQQVVKRLYELTKDRDPIVSTDVGQHQMWAAQYFKLAKPNRWLTSGGLGTMGFGFPAAMGAQAAFRDRLVLCIAGDGSIQMNMQEMATAVVSKLPVKIIILNNGFHGMVRQWQDLFYEGRYASSYLDTTPDFVKLADAYGAVGLRVKKADDLDAVLKEALSTDKPVIVDVPTYPFENCYPMIPAGGCNHEMILEDPPELKKKQSGAAKVTPEDKDTVLTA; encoded by the coding sequence ATGAAACTCACCGGTGCTGAAATCTTCATCGAATGCCTGAAGCGAGAGGGAGTCAGAACGGTCTTTGCGCTTCCCGGTGGAGTGGTCTTGAAGATTTTCGATACGCTCCATCAACAGAAAGATGTTGAGGTGATCTTGACGCGCCATGAACAGGGCGCGGGGCACATGGCAGAAGGCTATGCCAAGGCCACCGGGAAGGCCGGCGTGTGCCTGGTCACTTCCGGTCCCGGTATGACCAACGTGATTACGGCGTTAGCCGATGCCTATATGGATTCCGTCCCATTGGTCTGTTTTAGCGGCCAAGTCCCGACCAGTTTGATCGGGAACGATGCCTTTCAGGAAGCGGACAATGTGGGCTTGAGCCGACCCTGTACGAAGTACAATTTTCTCGTGAAAGATGTGAACGACTTGGCGGCTACGATCAAAGAGGCATTTTATATCGCGACCACCGGCCGTCCCGGGCCTGTTCTCGTCGATATCCCAAAAGATGTGTCGATGGCCAAAGCGGAATTCACCTATCCGAATTCTGTCTCGATCCGAGGCTACAACCCGACATACGAAGGGAACAAATGGCAGATCAAGCAGGCGGCCGAAGCCATCATGAAGGCCAAAAAGCCGATTCTCTATGTCGGCGGCGGCGTGGTTTTTTCAGGAGCCTCGCAAGAACTGCTCGAACTGGCCGAGATGACACAGATTCCAGTAGACATGACGCTGATGGGCTTGGGTGCATTTCCCGGAGAACATTCTCTCTCCATGGGCATGATGGGGATGCACGGGACCTATCAGGCCAACATGGCTGTCCATTACTCCGACCTTGTGATCGCGGTCGGCGCTCGGTTCGACGACCGAGTGACGGGGAAGGTGTCGGAGTTCTGTCCCTATGCGAAAGTGATCCATATCGATATCGACCCGACGTCCATTCGAAAAAATATACACGTCGACATTCCGATCGTCGGCGATTGCAAGGCGGTCCTTCGCGAGCTGAACCAAATCTTGCGTGCGACGGTAAACGGCGAGCAGAAAGAACTGCGGAAGCCGTGGTGGGATCAGATCCGAGAATGGCAACAGGCCCATCCGTTGATGTATCACCAAGACAAGGACGGGCCGATCAAGCCACAGCAAGTGGTCAAGCGGTTGTATGAACTGACTAAGGATAGGGATCCGATCGTCTCGACCGATGTCGGACAGCACCAGATGTGGGCCGCGCAGTATTTCAAATTGGCGAAGCCGAACCGGTGGTTGACCTCGGGGGGACTTGGAACGATGGGCTTTGGCTTCCCTGCCGCGATGGGTGCTCAGGCCGCCTTCCGGGATCGTCTGGTGCTTTGTATTGCGGGAGACGGCAGCATCCAGATGAATATGCAGGAAATGGCGACGGCCGTGGTGAGCAAACTGCCGGTGAAGATCATCATCTTGAACAACGGATTTCACGGTATGGTCCGGCAATGGCAGGATCTATTCTACGAAGGGCGCTACGCGTCGAGTTATCTGGATACGACTCCGGATTTTGTCAAACTGGCGGATGCCTATGGAGCGGTGGGATTGCGGGTCAAGAAAGCCGACGATCTCGATGCCGTGCTGAAAGAAGCCTTGTCTACGGATAAACCGGTCATTGTGGATGTTCCGACGTATCCGTTTGAGAACTGCTATCCGATGATTCCGGCCGGCGGGTGTAATCATGAAATGATTTTGGAAGATCCGCCGGAGTTGAAGAAGAAACAATCCGGTGCGGCGAAAGTGACGCCGGAAGATAAAGATACGGTGCTCACGGCTTAA
- a CDS encoding M48 family metallopeptidase, with product MMHAPLLRQRTMIACLVVAGFGVAGCETNPYTGRSQLLMSSVGQEMQMGAQAYNQIKTDPKMKLSQDPREIEPVKRVAARIVEAAKRSKYAEMAKQFQWEVSVIKDDKTANAFALPGGKMAVYTGIFPMAKTEAGLAAVMGHEVVHALARHGAERMSQGQLTNIGLQAAGAAIGMSGGNPMLGQATMAALGVGAQVGVLLPFSRKHESEADYIGILLAADAGYDPRESVALWERMAQSSGGGGPAEFLSTHPGHETRIDQLKSWMPEAMALYQKRTPVPAVPLPEVSGR from the coding sequence ATGATGCACGCCCCGCTATTGAGGCAAAGGACCATGATCGCATGTCTCGTGGTGGCTGGGTTCGGCGTGGCAGGGTGCGAGACCAACCCCTACACAGGCCGGTCGCAGTTGTTGATGTCGTCGGTCGGTCAAGAGATGCAAATGGGGGCGCAGGCGTATAATCAGATCAAAACCGATCCGAAGATGAAACTGTCCCAAGATCCCCGTGAAATCGAACCGGTGAAACGAGTGGCCGCTCGGATCGTCGAAGCCGCGAAACGCTCAAAATATGCCGAGATGGCCAAGCAGTTTCAGTGGGAAGTGTCCGTGATCAAAGATGACAAAACGGCCAATGCGTTTGCGCTGCCTGGTGGAAAAATGGCGGTCTACACGGGTATTTTCCCCATGGCCAAGACGGAAGCGGGCTTGGCAGCCGTCATGGGGCATGAGGTCGTGCATGCGTTGGCTCGCCATGGTGCGGAACGCATGAGTCAAGGGCAGCTGACGAATATCGGGTTACAAGCTGCCGGTGCGGCGATTGGAATGAGCGGCGGGAACCCTATGCTTGGTCAGGCTACCATGGCGGCGCTTGGAGTGGGAGCGCAGGTCGGCGTTCTCCTTCCCTTCAGCCGAAAACATGAATCGGAGGCGGATTACATAGGCATTCTCTTGGCCGCTGATGCGGGGTATGACCCGCGTGAGTCGGTTGCCCTTTGGGAGCGGATGGCACAGTCCTCGGGAGGGGGCGGACCGGCTGAATTTTTATCCACCCATCCCGGCCACGAGACCAGAATTGACCAATTGAAGAGTTGGATGCCGGAAGCCATGGCCCTCTATCAGAAACGAACTCCGGTGCCCGCTGTACCGTTGCCGGAGGTAAGTGGGCGATAG
- the rnhC gene encoding ribonuclease HIII produces MSARHPHSTSSIERIGIDESGKGDYFGPLVIAAVFVDATTQGELALMQVRDSKKISDGRILEMAPDIKTICPHSVIAIGPKKYNELYGKIRNLNRLLAWGHAKALETLLERVTCERAISDQFGDERLILNVLQEKGRKIVLEQRTKAESDLAVAAASILARAEFLFRLKRLSGEVGTTLPKGASPAVELAAKMIIKKHGRERLDSVAKLHFKTTQAILAGLP; encoded by the coding sequence ATGTCAGCGCGACATCCCCACAGCACAAGTTCAATTGAGCGCATCGGCATCGACGAATCCGGGAAAGGCGACTACTTCGGTCCGCTCGTCATCGCCGCCGTCTTTGTCGACGCCACGACACAAGGCGAGCTCGCGCTCATGCAGGTCCGAGATAGCAAAAAAATCTCCGACGGGCGCATTCTCGAAATGGCTCCCGACATCAAGACTATTTGCCCACACAGCGTCATCGCCATTGGACCGAAGAAATACAACGAGCTCTATGGGAAGATTCGCAACCTCAATCGTCTGCTTGCCTGGGGCCATGCCAAGGCGCTCGAGACCTTGCTTGAACGCGTGACATGCGAGCGAGCCATCTCCGACCAGTTCGGAGACGAGCGATTAATCCTCAACGTGCTGCAGGAAAAGGGCCGGAAGATCGTGCTTGAACAACGGACGAAAGCGGAATCGGATCTTGCCGTCGCTGCAGCGTCTATCCTGGCTCGGGCCGAATTTCTATTCCGATTGAAGCGATTGTCAGGCGAAGTCGGCACCACCCTACCGAAAGGCGCCTCCCCGGCCGTCGAACTCGCCGCGAAGATGATCATCAAGAAACACGGGCGGGAACGGCTGGACTCAGTGGCAAAGCTCCACTTCAAAACCACCCAAGCCATCCTGGCGGGACTACCCTAG
- the rpoD gene encoding RNA polymerase sigma factor RpoD, translating to MPKQELLGEVKKLITIGKEKGFLTYDELNSTLPAEVVSSDQFGSIMAMFGEMDIEIVEGAEGERLQKRSEGEVGEDVEDVEAEAEEENDKAIDLTPGALSRTDDPVRLYLKEMGSVALLSREGEIEIAKRIEEGKKDIASVIYGMPMTIEFVLALRDQLKNAKIDVREIVPVQETEEDFEEEQQPVERDYEELRVKTLEALNSVRKVSLALKALAEKGKHIGSDPVKQKKYKKQFDAIRQQVVNKIESVNLHGVLKDRMVQRVRDLAVQIRVAEREAVSCQRRIGVGGEAGAELLRKMCRSRQDFLAVKRKTGVSEETLLEIRKVYQAAKGKVRQLETEEALVPAEEIKDAVKHLDIAEEKVKRGKAELVEANLRLVVSIAKKYTNRGLQFLDLIQEGNIGLMKAVDKFEYKRGYKFSTYATWWIRQAITRAIADQARTIRIPVHMIETINKLIRTSRHLVQKLGREPLPEEIAERMDLPLDKVRKILKIAREPISLETPIGEEEDSHLGDFIEDKKAVSPLEAAIRYDLQRQINSALETLTPREEKVLRKRFGIGEATDHTLEEVGQDFEVTRERIRQIEAKALRKLRHPSRSKKLRSFVESL from the coding sequence ATGCCGAAACAAGAGTTGCTCGGTGAGGTGAAGAAGCTGATTACGATCGGGAAGGAAAAAGGTTTCCTGACATATGACGAGCTCAATAGCACTTTGCCCGCTGAAGTGGTGTCTTCGGACCAGTTCGGCAGCATTATGGCGATGTTCGGTGAAATGGACATCGAAATCGTCGAAGGAGCGGAGGGGGAGCGGCTTCAGAAACGATCTGAAGGCGAGGTGGGCGAGGATGTGGAGGACGTCGAGGCGGAGGCCGAGGAAGAGAACGATAAGGCGATCGATCTGACGCCTGGCGCACTCAGCCGTACTGACGACCCTGTGCGGCTGTATCTCAAAGAAATGGGGAGCGTGGCGCTGCTCAGCCGTGAAGGCGAGATCGAAATCGCCAAGCGAATTGAAGAGGGCAAAAAAGATATCGCCTCGGTGATCTACGGTATGCCGATGACCATCGAGTTCGTCCTGGCTCTTCGGGATCAGCTCAAGAACGCCAAGATCGATGTGCGCGAAATCGTGCCGGTTCAAGAGACCGAGGAGGATTTTGAGGAAGAGCAGCAACCGGTGGAGCGGGATTACGAAGAGCTGCGGGTGAAGACGCTGGAGGCATTGAACTCCGTTCGGAAGGTCTCGCTTGCGCTCAAGGCGCTGGCGGAGAAGGGCAAGCATATCGGCAGTGATCCGGTTAAACAAAAGAAGTACAAGAAGCAATTCGATGCAATCCGCCAGCAAGTGGTGAACAAGATTGAATCGGTGAACCTCCATGGTGTCTTGAAAGACCGGATGGTCCAGCGCGTTCGGGATCTCGCGGTTCAGATCAGGGTGGCGGAACGGGAGGCGGTCAGTTGCCAGCGCCGCATTGGGGTGGGTGGAGAGGCCGGGGCCGAGCTTCTGAGAAAGATGTGCCGGAGTCGTCAAGATTTCTTGGCGGTCAAACGGAAAACCGGAGTGTCGGAAGAGACCCTGCTGGAGATTCGGAAAGTCTATCAAGCCGCCAAAGGGAAGGTCCGCCAACTCGAAACGGAAGAAGCGCTTGTCCCGGCGGAAGAAATCAAGGACGCGGTCAAACATCTGGACATTGCCGAAGAGAAGGTCAAGCGCGGGAAGGCGGAGTTGGTCGAAGCGAATCTGCGTCTCGTGGTCAGCATCGCCAAGAAGTACACCAACCGGGGCCTGCAGTTCCTCGATCTCATCCAGGAAGGCAATATCGGGCTCATGAAGGCGGTGGACAAATTCGAGTATAAGCGCGGGTACAAGTTCAGTACCTATGCCACCTGGTGGATTCGGCAGGCGATTACCCGGGCCATTGCCGATCAGGCGCGAACGATCCGGATCCCGGTACACATGATCGAAACGATCAATAAACTCATTCGGACCTCCAGGCATCTCGTGCAGAAACTGGGGCGGGAACCGCTTCCCGAAGAGATCGCCGAGCGCATGGATTTGCCGTTGGACAAAGTTCGGAAGATTCTCAAGATCGCCCGCGAACCCATCTCACTCGAGACTCCCATCGGAGAAGAGGAAGACAGCCATCTCGGTGATTTCATCGAAGACAAGAAGGCGGTGTCTCCGTTGGAAGCCGCGATTCGTTACGACTTGCAGCGGCAGATCAACAGTGCCTTGGAAACCCTGACCCCGCGTGAGGAGAAAGTCTTGCGAAAGCGGTTCGGTATCGGAGAAGCGACCGACCATACGTTGGAAGAAGTCGGCCAGGATTTCGAAGTGACACGCGAACGTATCAGACAAATCGAAGCCAAGGCCCTGAGGAAATTGCGGCATCCGAGCCGCAGTAAGAAGCTGAGGAGTTTTGTCGAGAGTCTCTAG
- a CDS encoding DNA primase, with protein sequence MGRGLISEDVINRIRDRVDIADVVGQHISLTRTGQNLKGLCPFHADKNPSFTVSPSKQIFHCFACGAGGNVFTFLTRLTGESFPDVVRDLGRKVGIEVQEASPHAQAQMSQLQRLEQLNQAAALWFQQNLRDGRIGTGGRQYLEARGIQQATIDRFLIGVGSSEWDGLLRALTKRGFSTAELLTAGLISPRKNGSGYCDKFHGRVMFAITDLRKRVVGFGGRVLGEGMPKYLNSPDTPLFKKSQTLFAFDHARDAVGRTKTVIVVEGYFDAIALHQAGIAHTVATLGTALTPEHVQIMRRFADNVVLLFDPDAAGVRAALRGLDLFVNSGLGVKVVTLPAGEDPDTYVRKHGPDSFVRLEEQAPSLLDFALEHSLKATEASTIEGRIRSVDEILRILQRSEHPIEREERLKVAAERLGINQSRLIERYPALIVRQRQDSGTARPGGTGKTVDFLFKGMPEERDLVLLMLGGKLSATDVRRLQPEKFTVEACRKLVELALTHVGRDGRIQIQPVLDESVEDPDCGTLATELSLRDDHFDDVPAHINDCLDRLDRKRSEQALRELIAGLKTAEREGRVDDARLLNVKINEVRMRKAGTQTAGVVSLVKE encoded by the coding sequence GTGGGTAGAGGTTTGATTTCTGAAGATGTGATTAACCGGATCAGGGATCGCGTCGACATTGCCGATGTCGTCGGACAGCATATCTCCCTCACCAGAACCGGACAGAATCTCAAAGGGCTCTGCCCGTTCCATGCGGACAAAAATCCCTCTTTCACGGTGAGTCCTTCCAAGCAAATTTTTCACTGCTTTGCCTGTGGCGCAGGTGGGAACGTCTTTACATTTCTGACCAGGCTGACCGGTGAAAGTTTCCCGGACGTGGTTCGGGATCTTGGACGAAAGGTGGGGATCGAGGTTCAGGAGGCTTCTCCGCATGCCCAGGCTCAGATGTCACAGCTACAACGGCTTGAGCAGCTGAATCAGGCGGCGGCGCTCTGGTTCCAGCAAAACCTGCGGGACGGTCGAATCGGGACCGGTGGACGCCAGTATTTGGAAGCCCGTGGAATTCAACAAGCTACTATTGATCGCTTTCTGATCGGCGTCGGCTCGTCGGAATGGGATGGCTTGCTCAGAGCATTGACGAAGCGAGGCTTTTCAACCGCCGAACTTCTTACCGCCGGATTGATCAGTCCCAGAAAAAATGGCTCCGGCTATTGCGACAAATTTCATGGTCGAGTGATGTTTGCGATTACTGATCTTCGCAAGCGCGTGGTGGGGTTCGGCGGGCGCGTGCTGGGCGAGGGCATGCCCAAGTACCTTAATTCACCGGACACCCCTCTGTTCAAGAAGAGCCAGACGCTCTTTGCGTTCGACCATGCGCGTGACGCCGTCGGCCGAACGAAAACGGTGATTGTGGTCGAGGGATATTTTGACGCGATTGCGCTGCATCAAGCCGGCATTGCACATACCGTCGCCACGCTGGGCACCGCCTTGACCCCTGAACATGTACAAATCATGCGGCGCTTTGCCGACAATGTCGTTCTGCTCTTCGATCCGGACGCAGCAGGTGTGCGAGCAGCCTTGAGAGGGTTGGATTTGTTCGTGAACAGCGGGTTGGGGGTCAAAGTCGTCACGTTACCGGCAGGCGAGGATCCCGACACGTATGTTCGAAAACATGGTCCCGACTCGTTCGTACGTTTGGAGGAACAGGCGCCGAGTCTACTGGACTTCGCGTTGGAGCATAGTCTCAAGGCGACGGAAGCGAGTACGATCGAGGGCAGAATCCGCAGCGTGGATGAGATCCTCCGTATTCTACAGAGGAGCGAACATCCGATCGAGCGGGAGGAGCGCCTCAAAGTTGCGGCCGAACGGTTGGGAATCAATCAGTCGCGTTTGATCGAACGCTATCCGGCACTCATTGTCCGGCAGAGGCAGGATTCCGGGACAGCGCGACCGGGGGGTACCGGTAAAACGGTAGATTTCCTATTCAAAGGTATGCCGGAAGAGCGGGACTTGGTGCTCCTCATGTTGGGTGGCAAGCTCTCGGCGACTGATGTCCGGCGGCTGCAGCCTGAGAAGTTTACAGTCGAAGCCTGTCGCAAGCTTGTGGAGCTGGCGTTGACCCACGTGGGCCGCGACGGACGCATCCAGATCCAGCCGGTATTGGATGAGTCAGTGGAAGACCCCGATTGCGGGACCTTGGCCACGGAGCTGTCGCTTCGTGATGATCATTTCGACGACGTGCCGGCTCACATTAACGATTGTCTGGATCGTCTGGACCGGAAGCGATCGGAACAGGCGCTGAGGGAACTCATTGCGGGACTGAAAACGGCCGAACGCGAAGGTCGGGTGGACGATGCGCGTCTGCTGAACGTGAAGATCAACGAAGTACGGATGCGGAAAGCCGGCACGCAGACCGCCGGTGTGGTTTCATTGGTGAAGGAGTAG
- a CDS encoding histidine triad nucleotide-binding protein: MSDCLFCKIVEKKIPAKLVQEDEHTVAFDDIHPQAPVHTLVIPKRHVSAIQDLGAGDESLLARLLMSCTKVAALKGLQESGYRLVTNTGRDAGQTVFHLHFHVLGGRHMSWPPG; the protein is encoded by the coding sequence ATGAGCGATTGTCTCTTTTGTAAGATCGTGGAAAAGAAGATCCCGGCGAAGCTGGTCCAAGAGGATGAACACACTGTGGCCTTTGACGACATTCATCCTCAAGCGCCCGTCCATACGCTGGTGATCCCCAAACGGCATGTGTCGGCCATTCAGGATCTAGGGGCTGGCGATGAGTCCCTGCTGGCGCGATTGCTGATGAGTTGTACAAAAGTCGCAGCCCTTAAAGGGCTTCAGGAGTCCGGCTATCGGCTGGTGACGAATACCGGGAGAGATGCAGGGCAGACGGTCTTTCATCTCCATTTCCACGTGCTCGGCGGGCGGCACATGAGTTGGCCTCCAGGCTGA
- a CDS encoding bifunctional phosphoribosyl-AMP cyclohydrolase/phosphoribosyl-ATP diphosphatase HisIE, with product MNQIAVDRFKFNEQGLLPAVIQDWLDGTVLMLGYMNQEALAKTVATRRVYFWSRSRNKLWEKGETSGHTLHVKELFIDCDDDTILVKAQPAGPTCHTGERACFFSRLDEEGCVVRPNSQDAQGGILESVLRTIKDRRSTPQAGSYTSKLFEGGHDKILKKVAEEAGEVLLASKGGKKEEIVYEIADLFFHTLMVLGYHDISLQDIYGELGRRFGKSGLRFEK from the coding sequence ATGAACCAAATAGCGGTTGATCGCTTTAAATTTAACGAGCAAGGCCTTCTCCCGGCGGTGATTCAGGATTGGCTCGATGGGACGGTGTTGATGCTTGGGTATATGAATCAAGAAGCGCTTGCCAAGACGGTTGCCACAAGAAGGGTGTATTTTTGGAGCCGGTCCAGAAACAAGCTATGGGAGAAGGGGGAAACGTCCGGTCATACGCTTCATGTGAAAGAGCTCTTCATTGACTGCGACGATGACACCATTCTCGTGAAAGCTCAACCGGCCGGGCCGACCTGTCATACAGGGGAACGGGCCTGTTTTTTTTCGAGATTAGATGAAGAAGGCTGCGTCGTTCGTCCGAACTCACAAGATGCCCAGGGTGGAATTCTTGAAAGTGTTCTCCGGACCATCAAAGATCGCCGCTCCACTCCGCAGGCAGGCTCTTATACCTCGAAGCTATTCGAGGGGGGGCATGACAAAATTCTCAAAAAGGTGGCCGAAGAAGCCGGGGAAGTCCTGTTGGCGTCGAAAGGCGGTAAGAAAGAGGAGATCGTGTACGAGATCGCCGATCTGTTTTTCCATACGCTGATGGTCTTGGGGTACCACGATATCTCGTTACAGGACATTTATGGAGAGTTGGGACGAAGATTTGGGAAGTCGGGCTTGCGGTTCGAGAAGTAG
- the hisF gene encoding imidazole glycerol phosphate synthase subunit HisF has translation MLTKRIIPCLDVKEGRVVKGVSFVNLRDAGDPVEAAVGYDHEGADELCFLDITASHENRKTIIDVVERTAARVFMPVTVGGGVGTLDDIRALLNAGADKVSINTAAVRRPEFVQEAAQRFGTQCIVVAIDAKQATGGHWEVYTHGGRQPTGLDVVEWAKRMEQYGAGEILLTSMDQDGRQTGYDLDLTAAVSGALPIPVIASGGVGTLDHLYDGFVKGKADAVLAASIFHFRTYTISQAKAYLEERGVPVRINHNIARVA, from the coding sequence ATGCTGACCAAGCGCATCATTCCCTGTCTTGATGTCAAAGAGGGCCGGGTGGTCAAGGGTGTCAGCTTCGTGAATCTCCGCGATGCCGGTGATCCGGTTGAAGCAGCTGTGGGGTATGATCACGAAGGGGCGGATGAACTCTGTTTTTTGGATATCACAGCCTCGCATGAAAATCGGAAGACGATCATCGACGTCGTCGAGCGGACGGCGGCCCGTGTATTCATGCCGGTGACGGTCGGCGGCGGCGTGGGAACGCTTGACGATATTCGGGCCTTACTGAATGCAGGGGCAGATAAAGTGAGCATCAATACCGCAGCAGTCCGACGGCCTGAGTTCGTGCAAGAGGCCGCTCAGCGGTTCGGCACGCAATGCATCGTCGTGGCCATCGACGCAAAGCAAGCAACGGGCGGTCACTGGGAAGTCTACACCCACGGCGGTCGGCAACCGACCGGACTCGATGTGGTCGAGTGGGCAAAACGGATGGAACAGTACGGCGCCGGTGAGATCCTATTGACCAGCATGGATCAGGATGGCCGGCAGACCGGGTACGATTTGGACCTGACAGCCGCCGTATCGGGAGCCCTCCCGATTCCTGTGATTGCGTCGGGTGGAGTGGGGACGCTCGACCATCTCTACGATGGTTTTGTGAAGGGAAAAGCGGACGCGGTCTTGGCCGCCTCCATTTTTCATTTTCGGACCTATACCATCTCCCAAGCAAAGGCCTATCTAGAGGAACGTGGTGTCCCAGTCCGCATCAATCATAATATCGCTCGAGTCGCGTGA